Within the Thermoanaerobaculales bacterium genome, the region TCAATCAAGAGGGTGGGATCTGATGGCCCTGGCGGCGCCCGGCAGGTCGGTTCGGGGTTCAAATTCGTCGGGCTCGGGCGCGGAAGCGGGCGCGGATCCGGCTTCGCGTTCCACTTCGCCGTGACAGGAGCGGGAACGAGGCCAGCGCCTCACTGTCACACTGCCTCACTGCCCCACTGCCTCAGTGCCGCTAGGCGAGGCAGCGGGCGAGCGCCGCGGGATCGACGTTGCCGCCCGAGATGATGACGCCGGTGCGCGGCGCCGCCGCCACCACGCCCTCGAGCAGCGCCGCGACAGCGAGGGCGCCGGTCGGCTCGACCACCAGCTTCATCCGCTCGGCGAGGAACCGCACCGCCCGCACCAGCGCTTCGTCGGGCACGGTCACCATCTCGTGGACGTAGCGCCGGACCAGCGGGAACGTGACCCGGCCGAGGTGCGGCGTGCGGGCGCCATCGGCGATGGTGTCGGGGTCGTCGACCCGGTGCAGGACGCCGGTGCGGAACGAGGCGGTGGCGTCGGCCCCGGCCTCCGGCTCGACCCCGACCACACGGCAGAGAGGCGCCAGCGCGGCCGCCGCGACCGCCGAGCCCGACAGCAGCCCGCCGCCGCCACAGGGGACCAGCAGCAGATCGAGAGGCCCAGCGTCCTGGATCAGCTCGAGCGCGACCGTGCCCTGGCCGGCCACGACGTGGGGGTGGTCGTAGGGCGGCACCACGGTACGGCCGGTCTCCGCGGCGAGCCTGGCGGCGAGCGCCTCGCGCGTCGTCTGGCCGCGGTCGTAGCTGATCACGGTGGCGCCGTAAGCGCGGGTGGCCGCGAGCTTGACCGGCGGTGCGTCGGCGGGCATCACCACCTGGACGTCGATGCCGAGCAGGCGGCCGGCGAGCGCCGCGGCCTGCGCGTGGTTGCCCGACGAGTAGGTGAGCACCCCGCGGCGGCGGTCCTCGTAGGAGAGCTGGGCGAGCGCGTTGTAGGCGCCGCGGATCTTGAAGGCGCCGGTGCGCTGGAAGCTCTCGCACTTGAGGGCGACCCTTCCGCCGGCCCGCCGGTCCAGGGACCCCGAGCCCATCACCGGCGTGCGGTGGACCACGCCCTCGAGTCGAGCTGCCGCCGCCGCGATGTCCCCGATCTCGACCTCGAGCCGGTCGAGGTCGACGTCGATCCCGGCGGGGTAGGGTGTGGTCAACGGGCGGCTCCGGGCGGGTATCGTACGCCAGGCGCAAAGCAGGATCTAGGATCTGGGGGATGGGATCTGGGGCCGGCCACCCGCCCGGATCCGCACGCGCTGCCGGAAGGCACGGCGCAGTCCGCAGCACGGAGCCGGATCCGCACCCCGTTCCCGTCCCGGTTCCCGCGCCGAATCGCTCTCCCCTCGGTTGCGTTGTCGCGCAGCCTCAGGCGACCTGTCACGGCGAAGCTGTAAGCGAAGCCGGAAGCCGGATGCCCGTCTCCGTGCCCGCTTGCCTCGCGCCGCCAAGCGAGATCGGGTCTCGATGTGCTTGGAGTCTCTTGGAGCCGGTGGCGCTCCATGGTAGGATTTCGTCAAGCGGGGGAGCCCGCGAGGGACTGATTTCGATTCGAATGCACGGCCGATCGGCCGGCGAAACGAGAGGAAGGAGTGCAACGATGAAGGTACGGTGGTTTGTTCTCGGTGTGGTGGCGGCCGTCGCGCTCGCGCTGCCGGCCACGGTCCAGGCACAGGTCTTCTACGACGACTTCGACAGCTACGCTGCCGGGTCCACGATCATCGGCCAGGGGGGCTGGCAGGGCTGGGCCGGCGGCACGGCCTCGAATGCCACCGTGGTCAACACGTTCTTCCACTCGTCCCCCAACTCGCTGGCGGTGTCGGGTGGGTGCGACGTGGTGCAGACCTGGGGCGGCATCACCAGCGGGCTCTGGTACGCCAAGGCCTGGACCTATGTGCCGTCGACCCAGACCGGTGACATGTTCTTCATCCTCCTCAACACCTACGACGGCGCCTGCGCCGGATCGACCGACTGCAACTGGTCAGTCCAGGTTGACCTGTGCGCGGCCGGCTGCAACAACGGCACGCCCGGTTACGTGGTCAACCTCGGCGGCTCGGACGTTCCGGGCACCGGCATGGCGCCCCTGATCACCAACCAGTGGGTGGAGCTGGTGGTCGAAATCAACCTCGACGCGAACACCTACACCGTGTACTACGACGGCGTGGCGTTCGACAGCCAGACCTGGACCACCACCGGACTGCAGGCGATCCAGTGCATGGACCTGTACTCCGACGCCAGCAGCGAGTCCTACATGGACGACGCCTGGCTCGACACGAGCATCCCGGTGTCGCTGCAGAGCTTCGACGTCGAGTAAACGCAGTTTTGTTTCGAGCTCGAGGAGGGGACGCCGCATGGCGTCCCCTCTGTTGTTCTTCTCCCGCGCCTACTCTTGTCACGGCGAAGCCGACTCGTGACGGCGCAGTCCGCAGAACGGAGCCGGAAGGCGAAGCCGGATCCCCTTCCGCATCCGATGGTTTCCCTCCCGCTCGCGTTGTAGCGCAGGCTTCCAGCCTGCATCGCCGTGGCGCAGCATCCTGCCCGCGATTCCAAGCTCGAATCGACGCGAGACGGGCAGCTTGGAGGGCTACCCCTATCGAAGAAAACCGCACCGGGAGGCGAGGCGAGTACGAGGAGGGCGCGTCCTGCGGGCGTGCCATCTTTGGCGATTTCAGGGCAACGTTTGTCCTCAAGATGTGCTCGCGGCCTGAAATCGCCAAAGGTGGCAACCTCGGGGAGCGCCTCCAGAGAATCGGCACGAGGCATCCGCGAGGAAGGAGCGAAGGAGCGGGCACGATGCGGAGTTCGGTGCCTGGCACCGTTCGGGAAGGGGAATCCGATGCGGAGTTCGGTGCCTGGCACCGTTCGGGAACGGGAATCCGGCTTCCGGCTTCGCTCTCAGCTACGGTGTGAGGAGTCGCGTTTCGCCTCCGGCTTCGCCCAGCAGACCACGCCGGCACGAGTCGCCGGGACAAGAGCGGGGGGGATCGTCGGGGACGGTAACGGCAGCGGGGACGGGAACGGGAACGGGGACGGGGACAGGAACGCAAGTGCAGTCCGGGCGGGCGGGCCTGGATCCTATCCCCCTGATCCTACATCCTGGGTGGGCGGTGGCGTCTGCTACGATCGCGCCGCCGGGAGGCTCACGATGAAGCCACTCTCCACGACCCTGCTCGCTCTCACCTTGGCGGCCGCGGGCTGGGCCGCGCCGGCGTCCTCGCCGCGGCTGCTGATCCCGGCGGCTGCCAGCGCGCCCGGCCTGGCCGGCTCGCACTGGCGCACCGACCTGGTGATCCACAACCCGTCGGCGACGCCGGCCGAGGTGGTGATCGAGCTTCTGCCCTCCGGCTTCGCGGGCGGCCTCGACGATCCCCAGTCGGCAACCCTGCCGGAGCCGCTCGAGCCCAACCAGACCGTGATCGTCGAGGACGTGCTCGGGACCTACTTCCCCGACCACGCCACCGGCGCGCTGGTGGTGATCGGGCACAACCCGGACGAGCAGGTGGAACTGGCGGCCTCCTCGCGCACCTGGACGCCCGCGCCCGACGGCATCGGCACCCTCGGCCAGGGCATCGGCGGCATCCCGTGGCGCGGCGGCGACCTCCTCGACGAGGAGAAGGTGCTGGTCGGCCTCGAGTCCACGGACGGCGCCCGCACCAACCTCGGCCTTGTCAATCCGACCTTCGACTACATCGAGACCTTCCAGGTCGAGATCCTGGATTCGGAAGGGGAGGCCGCCGGCAGGGTCTACTACACCCTGCAGCCGCGCGCCCACTTCCAGCACAACGACATTCTGCGCAAGCTCGGCCTGACCGGCGGCGCCTACACCGCGAAGGTCCGGCTCGCCGCCTGGCAGGAGCTCGCGCCCAAGGCCGCGGACGGGCCGCCGGCCCCTCCGCAGGTCGACTTCGCGGCCTACGCCTCGCGGGTCGACAACTCGAGCAACGATCCCTCGTACATCGCGGCGCAGACCGCGGTCGAGCGCTGGGGTCCGCCGCGGCACCGGGTGCTGCCGGCCGTGGCCAGCACCCCGGGCGCCGGCGGCACGGTCTGGACCTCCGATCTGACGATCCACTACCCGGGGCCCAACCCGACTGCGATCGTGTTCGTGCGGCTGATCCCGACCGGCGGCCAGGGCATCGGCGAGGCGCCGCCGGAGCGGGCGATCCTGTCGATCCGCCAGGGTGAGACGCTGTCCGTGTCCGACGTGCTCGGCGAGCACTTCCCGGAGCACGAGGTCGCGGCCCTGGTCGTCGAGTCGCTCGCCGGTGCGGCCGGGGTGAGCGACCTCTTCGTCGGCTCGCGCACCTGGACGCCGACCCTGCAGGGCGCGGGCACGATGGGCCAGGGCATTCCCGCCTTCTCGCGGGCCGACTCCGCGGTCCCGGTAGTGGTCCCCGGCCTCGAGTCGAGCGACCGCTTCCGCACCAACCTCGGCCTGGTCAACCTGTCGCTCAACCAGCGCTCGACCTTCTCAGTCGAGGTTCTCGACGCCGCCGGCGCGCTCGCCGGCACCCTCAGCGCCACTCTCGAGCCGTGGTCGCACGTCCAGATCGACGAGCTGCTCGGCGAGCTCGGGCTGGCCGGCTCGGGCTACACCGCCCGGGTGTCGATCGCGGCGACCGAGAACCTCTACACCCACCCGAGCGACTCCTGGGAGCCGAGCTTCCTGGCCTATGGCTCGCGGGTCGACCGCGCGACCGGCGACCCGGCTTTCATCGAGGGCGTGCCGCGCTTCGTGCCGTCACCCGAGCAGGGCGACTGGGTCGACTTCTACGCGGACGAGCCATGGTACCGCTG harbors:
- a CDS encoding threo-3-hydroxy-L-aspartate ammonia-lyase, with amino-acid sequence MTTPYPAGIDVDLDRLEVEIGDIAAAAARLEGVVHRTPVMGSGSLDRRAGGRVALKCESFQRTGAFKIRGAYNALAQLSYEDRRRGVLTYSSGNHAQAAALAGRLLGIDVQVVMPADAPPVKLAATRAYGATVISYDRGQTTREALAARLAAETGRTVVPPYDHPHVVAGQGTVALELIQDAGPLDLLLVPCGGGGLLSGSAVAAAALAPLCRVVGVEPEAGADATASFRTGVLHRVDDPDTIADGARTPHLGRVTFPLVRRYVHEMVTVPDEALVRAVRFLAERMKLVVEPTGALAVAALLEGVVAAAPRTGVIISGGNVDPAALARCLA
- a CDS encoding peptide-N-glycosidase F-related protein, which produces MKPLSTTLLALTLAAAGWAAPASSPRLLIPAAASAPGLAGSHWRTDLVIHNPSATPAEVVIELLPSGFAGGLDDPQSATLPEPLEPNQTVIVEDVLGTYFPDHATGALVVIGHNPDEQVELAASSRTWTPAPDGIGTLGQGIGGIPWRGGDLLDEEKVLVGLESTDGARTNLGLVNPTFDYIETFQVEILDSEGEAAGRVYYTLQPRAHFQHNDILRKLGLTGGAYTAKVRLAAWQELAPKAADGPPAPPQVDFAAYASRVDNSSNDPSYIAAQTAVERWGPPRHRVLPAVASTPGAGGTVWTSDLTIHYPGPNPTAIVFVRLIPTGGQGIGEAPPERAILSIRQGETLSVSDVLGEHFPEHEVAALVVESLAGAAGVSDLFVGSRTWTPTLQGAGTMGQGIPAFSRADSAVPVVVPGLESSDRFRTNLGLVNLSLNQRSTFSVEVLDAAGALAGTLSATLEPWSHVQIDELLGELGLAGSGYTARVSIAATENLYTHPSDSWEPSFLAYGSRVDRATGDPAFIEGVPRFVPSPEQGDWVDFYADEPWYRCPDEPVPDDATVVRAFDRAWHWFGAEDHRSIVQEVEFPAAADWNQIGLRLHLECPDSGLCDHWDRTGSLQLVLNPDDPPEQWQYLEIMRHITPYRVGMCEYVDVTPLAPLLAGRQTLVSWIDTWVGPGHSNGDGWAITFDFVFYPGEARGADDVVNIWGRRSITLGYTDPEHNVDSQIEPVEVAIPADATRVEARLTTTGHSFGNTDNCAEFCILRQDLDVDGERRSVVPWRTDCEHNPVRGQQGTWTYDRNGWCPGAIVVGDAIDITDLVTPGHTATIDFDIRTFEGEEYENTNPGDYDPLEWVSLQLYIWRD